The following proteins are co-located in the Myxocyprinus asiaticus isolate MX2 ecotype Aquarium Trade chromosome 44, UBuf_Myxa_2, whole genome shotgun sequence genome:
- the LOC127434147 gene encoding cytochrome c oxidase subunit 4 isoform 1, mitochondrial: MLTSRALVRGLQSGFWRRLSTSPGAWAAHTHDVDVIDCTVPQYNNRLDTPLPDIPFVRNLNAEQKKLKEKEKGPWTQLTREEKLALYRLTHELSYAEMQKGSKEWMTVLGGIFIFLGFTGVLVWWQCVSVYGDVPHTLSPEWVEKQTQRMIDMRVNPVHGMSNKWDYEKKQWK; encoded by the exons ATGCTGACTTCTCGTGCACTGGTGCGGGGGCTGCAGTCTGGATTCTGGCGGAGGTTGTCGACTTCACCTGGCGCATGGGCTGCACATACTCATG ATGTTGATGTGATTGACTGCACCGTTCCTCAGTACAACAACCGTCTGGACACTCCACTGCCTGATATTCCATTCGTCAGAAACCTCAATGCCGAACAGAAAAAACTCAAAGAGAAAGAGAAGGGACCATGGACCCAACTCACCAGGGAGGAGAAATTAGCCT TGTACAGGCTTACACATGAATTGTCGTATGCAGAGATGCAGAAAGGCTCTAAAGAATGGATGACCGTCCTTGGGGGCATTTTTATCTTCCTTGGCTTCACTGGGGTGCTAGTGTGGTGGCAATGTGTCTCTG TGTACGGTGATGTTCCCCACACTCTGTCTCCTGAGTGGGTCGAGAAGCAGACACAGAGGATGATAGACATGAGAGTTAACCCTGTCCATGGGATGTCTAATAAGTGGGACTATGAAAAGAAACAGTGGAAATAA